The Streptomyces sp. NBC_01255 genome window below encodes:
- a CDS encoding molybdopterin oxidoreductase family protein, whose translation MSDVTAVPTHCPYCALQCGMSLRPTGSPELPAEVVDRTDFPVNRGALCGKGRTAPSVLSSRVRLTEPLVRCPDTGDLRPATWEEALAAVADGLSRTRADHGADAVGVFGGGGLTNEKAYTLGKFARLVLGTSQIDYNGRFCMSSAAAAHGRAFGLDRGLPFPLEDIPRTGCVILVGSNLAETMPPALRYLTELKENGGKLIVVDPRRTRTAEQADLHLAPRPGTDLALALGMLHLVVAEGRVDEEFVATRTSGWEAARAGAMSHWPEQVERITGVSVPQLREAVAMFSDAGTGMVLTARGPEQQSKGTDTVGAWINLCLATGKAGRPLSGYGCLTGQGNGQGGREHGQKADQLPGYRKLDDPAASAHVAGVWGVDPESLPGPGRSAYELLDALGGDVKALLLMGSNPVVSAPRAAHVEGRLRSLGFLAVADVVLSETAALADVVLPVTQWAEETGTMTNLEGRVLLRRRALTPPAGVRSDLEVLHALAGLLGWEKGFSAEPEEVFEELRRASEGGPADYSGISYRRIEDEQGVFWPCPGAEHPGTPRLFLERFATPDGRARFVAVVHRPAAEETDAEYPVVLTTGRVVSQYQSGAQTRRVAELNAAAPGPFVELHPRLAERLGVAEGERLAVVSRRGRAVAPARITTAIRPDTVFMPFHWAGEGRANTLVNPALDPVSRMPEFKVCAVRLERV comes from the coding sequence ATGTCCGACGTCACCGCCGTCCCGACCCACTGCCCCTACTGCGCCCTGCAGTGCGGCATGTCGCTCCGCCCCACCGGCTCCCCGGAGCTGCCCGCCGAGGTGGTCGACCGGACCGATTTCCCCGTCAACCGGGGCGCCCTGTGCGGCAAGGGCCGCACCGCCCCCTCCGTACTCTCCTCCCGGGTCCGGCTCACCGAACCCCTGGTCCGATGCCCTGACACGGGGGATCTGCGGCCCGCGACCTGGGAGGAGGCGCTCGCCGCCGTCGCCGACGGACTGAGCAGGACCCGCGCCGACCACGGCGCCGATGCCGTGGGGGTCTTCGGCGGCGGCGGGCTCACCAACGAGAAGGCGTACACCCTGGGGAAGTTCGCCCGGCTCGTGCTCGGCACCTCGCAGATCGACTACAACGGGCGCTTCTGCATGTCGTCCGCCGCCGCCGCGCACGGCAGGGCCTTCGGCCTCGACCGGGGACTCCCCTTCCCCCTGGAGGACATCCCCAGGACGGGCTGCGTGATCCTCGTCGGCTCCAACCTCGCCGAGACCATGCCCCCCGCCCTGCGCTACCTCACCGAACTGAAGGAGAACGGCGGCAAGCTGATCGTCGTCGATCCGCGCCGCACCCGCACCGCCGAGCAGGCCGACCTCCACCTCGCGCCGCGCCCGGGCACCGACCTCGCGCTCGCCCTCGGCATGCTCCATCTCGTGGTGGCCGAAGGGCGCGTCGACGAAGAGTTCGTGGCAACTCGCACCTCCGGCTGGGAGGCCGCGCGCGCCGGGGCCATGTCCCACTGGCCCGAGCAGGTCGAGCGGATCACCGGCGTCTCCGTGCCGCAGCTCCGCGAGGCGGTCGCGATGTTCTCCGACGCCGGCACCGGCATGGTGCTGACCGCGCGCGGCCCCGAGCAGCAGTCCAAGGGGACGGACACCGTCGGCGCCTGGATCAATCTCTGCCTCGCCACCGGAAAGGCGGGCCGGCCGCTGAGCGGCTACGGCTGCCTCACCGGTCAGGGCAACGGCCAGGGCGGCCGCGAGCACGGCCAGAAGGCCGACCAGCTGCCCGGCTACCGCAAGCTCGACGACCCGGCGGCCAGCGCGCACGTCGCCGGGGTGTGGGGCGTGGACCCGGAGTCGCTGCCGGGGCCCGGGCGGAGCGCGTACGAGCTCCTCGACGCGCTCGGCGGAGACGTGAAGGCCCTGCTCCTCATGGGCTCCAACCCGGTCGTCTCCGCGCCGCGCGCCGCACACGTCGAGGGGCGGCTGCGCTCGCTCGGCTTCCTCGCCGTCGCCGACGTCGTACTCTCCGAGACCGCCGCGCTCGCCGACGTCGTCCTGCCCGTCACCCAGTGGGCCGAGGAGACCGGGACGATGACGAACCTGGAGGGGCGGGTGCTGCTGCGGCGCCGCGCCCTCACCCCGCCCGCCGGGGTACGCAGCGACCTGGAGGTGCTGCACGCACTCGCCGGACTCCTCGGCTGGGAGAAGGGTTTCTCCGCCGAGCCGGAAGAGGTCTTCGAGGAGCTGCGGCGCGCCTCGGAAGGCGGCCCCGCCGACTACTCCGGCATCAGCTACCGGCGGATCGAGGACGAGCAGGGCGTCTTCTGGCCGTGTCCCGGAGCGGAACACCCGGGGACGCCCCGGCTCTTCCTGGAGCGGTTCGCGACCCCCGACGGGCGGGCCCGGTTCGTGGCGGTGGTGCACCGGCCTGCCGCGGAGGAGACGGACGCCGAGTACCCGGTCGTCCTGACCACGGGCCGGGTCGTGTCCCAGTACCAGTCGGGCGCGCAGACCCGGCGGGTCGCCGAGCTGAACGCGGCGGCGCCCGGGCCGTTCGTGGAACTCCACCCGCGGCTCGCCGAGCGGCTCGGGGTGGCCGAGGGCGAGCGGCTCGCGGTGGTCTCGCGGCGCGGACGGGCCGTCGCACCGGCCCGGATCACGACGGCGATCCGGCCGGACACGGTCTTCATGCCGTTCCACTGGGCGGGCGAGGGCCGGGCTAACACGCTCGTCAACCCGGCGCTCGACCCGGTCTCCCGGATGCCCGAGTTCAAGGTGTGCGCGGTCCGTCTGGAACGTGTCTGA
- a CDS encoding ABC transporter ATP-binding protein: MLLRLFAPRLRPYRALLALLVLLQLVQSLASLALPALNAGVIDEGVLRGDTDRVLRGGAEMLGITLLQAAAAAAATYTGARIAMGVARDLRSEVFRRVQDFSAQERGRFGAASLITRTTNDVQQVQTFTVLVLTMLVAAPLLCFGGLAMALRQDVPMTLVLFLFLPVMTGAVGAIVLRMRPLFRGMQERVDRVNRVLREQITGVRVVRAFVRDRHERERFAAANDELLTVGLRAGRLQALMFPTVLIVWELTTVALIYVGAHRIDGGDLQPGGLVAFLGYLLQTSMSVMMVLFLLMHMPRAEVGAERIREVLDTPLSVTPPADPVRVLKGTGHLDLTGVGFRYPGAEESVLQDVDLVARPGETTAIIGSTGSGKSTLLGLVPRLFDATGGEVLVDGVDVRALDPALMARTVGLVSQKPYLFSGTVATNLRYGNPDATDEELWHALETAQAADFVRALGDGPGDGPDGGPHDGPHDSLDGGLAAPVSQGGTNLSGGQRQRLAIARVLVARPRLYLFDDSFSALDAATDARLREALRRETADATVVIVAQRVSTIRHADRIVVLDRGRTVGTGTHESLMRDSATYREIVLSQLTEEEAA; the protein is encoded by the coding sequence GTGCTGCTGAGACTCTTCGCTCCCCGCCTCAGGCCCTACCGGGCCCTCCTCGCCCTCCTCGTCCTCCTTCAGCTCGTCCAGTCCCTCGCCTCGCTCGCCCTGCCCGCCCTCAACGCCGGAGTCATCGACGAGGGCGTCCTCCGCGGGGACACCGACCGGGTCCTCCGCGGGGGCGCCGAGATGCTCGGCATCACCCTCCTCCAGGCCGCGGCGGCGGCCGCCGCCACCTACACCGGCGCCAGGATCGCCATGGGCGTCGCCCGCGACCTGCGCTCCGAGGTCTTCCGCCGCGTCCAGGACTTCTCCGCCCAGGAGCGGGGCCGGTTCGGCGCCGCCTCCCTCATCACCCGGACCACCAACGACGTCCAGCAGGTCCAGACGTTCACCGTCCTCGTCCTGACGATGCTGGTCGCCGCGCCCCTGCTCTGCTTCGGCGGTCTCGCCATGGCCCTGCGCCAGGACGTGCCGATGACCCTGGTCCTGTTCCTCTTCCTGCCCGTGATGACCGGCGCCGTCGGCGCCATCGTCCTGCGGATGCGACCCCTCTTCCGCGGCATGCAGGAGCGCGTCGACCGGGTCAACCGGGTGCTGCGCGAGCAGATCACCGGCGTCCGCGTGGTCCGCGCCTTCGTCCGCGACCGGCACGAGCGGGAACGGTTCGCCGCCGCCAACGACGAACTCCTCACCGTCGGCCTCCGGGCCGGCCGGCTCCAGGCCCTCATGTTCCCCACGGTCCTCATCGTCTGGGAGCTGACGACCGTCGCCCTCATCTACGTCGGCGCCCACCGCATCGACGGCGGCGACCTCCAGCCCGGCGGGCTCGTCGCCTTCCTCGGCTACCTGCTCCAGACCTCCATGTCCGTGATGATGGTCCTCTTCCTCCTGATGCACATGCCGCGCGCCGAGGTCGGCGCCGAGCGCATCCGCGAAGTCCTCGACACCCCGCTCTCCGTCACCCCGCCGGCCGACCCCGTCCGCGTCCTCAAGGGCACCGGACACCTCGACCTCACGGGCGTCGGATTCCGGTACCCGGGCGCCGAGGAGTCCGTCCTCCAGGACGTCGACCTCGTCGCCCGGCCCGGCGAGACCACCGCGATCATCGGCTCCACCGGCAGCGGCAAGTCGACGCTCCTCGGGCTCGTGCCCCGGCTCTTCGACGCGACCGGCGGCGAGGTCCTCGTCGACGGCGTCGACGTCCGCGCACTCGACCCCGCCCTGATGGCCAGGACCGTCGGCCTCGTCTCCCAGAAGCCCTACCTCTTCTCCGGGACGGTCGCGACGAACCTGCGGTACGGGAATCCCGACGCGACCGACGAGGAGCTCTGGCACGCCCTGGAGACCGCCCAGGCCGCCGACTTCGTCCGGGCCCTCGGTGACGGCCCCGGTGACGGCCCCGACGGCGGCCCCCACGACGGCCCCCACGACAGCCTCGACGGCGGCCTGGCCGCCCCGGTCTCCCAGGGCGGCACCAACCTCTCCGGCGGCCAGCGCCAGCGGCTCGCCATCGCCCGGGTCCTCGTCGCCCGCCCCCGCCTCTACCTCTTCGACGACTCCTTCTCCGCCCTCGACGCCGCCACCGACGCCCGGCTCCGCGAAGCGCTCCGGCGGGAGACCGCCGACGCGACCGTGGTGATCGTCGCCCAGCGGGTCTCCACCATCCGGCACGCCGACCGGATCGTCGTCCTCGACCGGGGCCGGACCGTCGGCACCGGCACCCACGAGTCCCTCATGCGGGACAGCGCCACCTACCGGGAGATCGTCCTCTCCCAGCTCACCGAGGAGGAAGCCGCATGA
- a CDS encoding NADPH-dependent FMN reductase has product MDTDITNSAAVTNAAAPLTLALIVASDREGRFAPVIADWIRSRLDEREDFAVTVVDLAEVDLPTALSHHPSPAVRAELAKVSPALAAADAFVVLTPEYNHSFPAALKNLIDWHFTEWQAKPVGFVSYGGISGGLRAVEQLRQIFAEVHAVTVRDSVSFHSAWSLFDEDGRHKDPAGAEGAAKVLLDQLAWWALALKEAKSARPYAA; this is encoded by the coding sequence ATGGACACCGACATCACGAACTCCGCGGCCGTCACGAACGCCGCCGCCCCTCTCACCCTCGCCCTGATCGTCGCGAGCGACCGCGAAGGCCGCTTCGCCCCCGTCATCGCCGACTGGATCCGCTCCCGGCTCGACGAGCGCGAGGACTTCGCCGTGACGGTCGTCGACCTCGCCGAGGTCGACCTCCCCACCGCCCTCTCCCACCACCCCTCCCCGGCCGTCCGCGCCGAACTCGCCAAGGTCTCCCCGGCCCTTGCCGCCGCCGACGCCTTCGTCGTCCTCACCCCCGAGTACAACCACTCCTTCCCCGCCGCCCTCAAGAACCTCATCGACTGGCACTTCACCGAGTGGCAGGCCAAGCCCGTCGGCTTCGTCTCCTACGGCGGCATCTCCGGCGGCCTGCGAGCCGTCGAGCAGCTCCGCCAGATCTTCGCCGAGGTCCACGCCGTCACCGTCCGCGACTCCGTCTCCTTCCACTCCGCCTGGTCGCTCTTCGACGAGGACGGACGCCACAAGGACCCCGCCGGCGCCGAGGGCGCGGCCAAGGTCCTCCTCGACCAGCTCGCCTGGTGGGCGCTCGCGCTCAAGGAAGCCAAGTCCGCCCGTCCGTACGCCGCGTGA
- a CDS encoding gamma-glutamylcyclotransferase family protein, producing the protein MRTPLPFFVYGTLRPGAYNHDRLLLGRTAAEEEARLPGARLHDGPGYPYAVPGEGTVAGTLVTAAPDAYGELLGVLDRMEGDAGYERTAVETVRLRDGARVRAWTYVASPETALGPLIVGGDWFRHVPDGPRTP; encoded by the coding sequence ATGAGGACACCCCTCCCGTTCTTCGTCTACGGGACGCTGCGCCCCGGCGCGTACAACCACGACCGGCTCCTCCTCGGCCGGACGGCCGCGGAGGAGGAGGCCCGGCTCCCGGGCGCCCGCCTGCACGACGGCCCCGGCTACCCGTACGCGGTGCCGGGCGAGGGCACGGTCGCGGGCACCCTCGTGACGGCGGCGCCCGACGCGTACGGCGAACTGCTCGGCGTACTGGACCGGATGGAGGGCGACGCCGGGTACGAGCGGACCGCCGTCGAGACGGTCCGGCTCCGCGACGGCGCGAGAGTCCGGGCCTGGACCTACGTCGCGAGCCCGGAAACGGCGCTCGGCCCCCTCATCGTCGGCGGCGACTGGTTCAGACACGTTCCAGACGGACCGCGCACACCTTGA
- a CDS encoding SanA/YdcF family protein has protein sequence MPARPIRWPRTTRGRRRTVQAVMVGAVLALAPATWMHTVAEPRLRTTADVPARDVAVVFGAGLWKGRPTPYLAHRLDTAAELYRTGKVRVLLVTGDNSRTAYDEPSAMRTYLTERGVPEDRVVSDYAGFDTWDSCVRAKKVFGVDRAVLVTQDFHIKRAVALCGAAGVDAYGVGVAEPHDRTWYYGTTRELFAAAKAALDAGLRPDPHFLGPKEPGVTEALASPSGER, from the coding sequence ATGCCGGCTCGGCCGATCCGGTGGCCCCGCACGACGCGGGGCCGTCGCCGCACCGTCCAGGCCGTCATGGTCGGCGCGGTTCTCGCGCTCGCCCCGGCCACCTGGATGCACACGGTCGCCGAGCCCCGGCTCCGTACCACCGCCGACGTGCCCGCCCGGGACGTCGCCGTCGTCTTCGGCGCCGGGCTGTGGAAGGGGCGCCCCACCCCGTACCTCGCGCACCGGCTCGACACGGCCGCCGAGCTGTACCGCACGGGCAAGGTCCGGGTCCTGCTCGTCACCGGCGACAACAGCAGGACCGCGTACGACGAGCCCAGCGCCATGCGCACCTACCTCACCGAGCGCGGGGTGCCCGAGGACAGGGTCGTCAGCGACTACGCGGGCTTCGACACCTGGGACTCCTGCGTCCGGGCCAAGAAGGTCTTCGGCGTCGACCGGGCCGTCCTCGTGACCCAGGACTTCCACATCAAGCGGGCCGTCGCGCTGTGCGGGGCGGCGGGCGTCGACGCGTACGGGGTCGGGGTCGCCGAACCCCACGACCGCACCTGGTACTACGGCACCACCCGGGAACTGTTCGCGGCGGCCAAGGCCGCCCTCGACGCGGGCCTGCGCCCCGACCCCCACTTCCTCGGCCCGAAGGAACCGGGCGTCACGGAGGCCCTCGCCTCACCTTCCGGCGAGCGGTGA
- a CDS encoding ABC transporter ATP-binding protein codes for MSTATPTRTAPDTRTAPARSGPPSKDRGPGLPTTGLERSLAFRASGLRLLRTLAPDRALLLAVLAVGATAVALAVLSPLLLGRATDLVVTGATGPAGVDFTAVGRLLAVSVAVVAGSSLFTWIQLRIATTVVQRAGRRLREQAQHKLARLPLTYFDRQPRGEVLSRTTNDIDNITQTLQQTFSQMTRALLTLIGVLAMMFWISPLLALVALATVPVSVAVAAFVGRRAQPQFVKQWAVTGRLGSHAEEMITGHTEVVAFGRRAEAVQRFDELGEELYRASFRAQFVSGFIQPALTFVGNLNYVVLAVVGGLRVASGTLTVGDVQAFIQYSYEFNGPINQVAAMANLLQSGVASAERVFDLLDADEESADPAEPQRPAQVRGRVSFEKVAFRYEPDKPLVEDLSLTVEPGRTVAIVGPTGAGKTTLVNLLMRFYEVTGGRITLDGTDIATMTREELRAGIGMVLQDTWLFGGTIADNIAYGLPGEVSRERIVEAARAAHADRFIRTLPDGYDTVLDEDGGGLSAGEKQLVTLARAFLSEPVILVLDEATSSVDTRTELLVQQAMSSLRAGRTSFVVAHRLSTIRDADTILVMESGSIAEQGTHEELLAAGGAYARLYEAQFAAA; via the coding sequence ATGAGTACGGCGACACCCACCCGCACCGCGCCCGACACCCGCACCGCCCCCGCCCGCAGCGGCCCCCCGTCCAAGGACCGCGGCCCCGGCCTTCCCACCACCGGCCTCGAACGCTCCCTGGCGTTCCGCGCCTCCGGCCTCCGCCTCCTGCGCACCCTCGCCCCCGACCGGGCCTTACTGCTCGCCGTCCTCGCCGTGGGCGCCACGGCCGTCGCCCTCGCCGTCCTCAGCCCCCTCCTCCTCGGCCGCGCCACCGACCTCGTCGTCACCGGCGCCACCGGCCCGGCCGGGGTCGACTTCACGGCCGTCGGCCGGCTCCTCGCCGTCTCCGTCGCGGTCGTCGCCGGCTCGTCCCTCTTCACCTGGATCCAGCTGCGGATCGCCACCACCGTCGTCCAGCGGGCCGGCCGGCGCCTCCGCGAACAGGCCCAGCACAAGCTGGCGCGGCTCCCGCTCACGTACTTCGACCGCCAGCCGCGCGGCGAGGTCCTCTCCCGCACCACGAACGACATCGACAACATCACCCAGACCCTCCAGCAGACCTTCAGCCAGATGACCCGCGCCCTGCTGACCCTCATCGGCGTCCTCGCGATGATGTTCTGGATCTCCCCGCTCCTCGCCCTCGTCGCCCTCGCCACGGTGCCCGTCTCGGTCGCCGTCGCCGCCTTCGTCGGGCGGCGCGCCCAGCCGCAGTTCGTGAAGCAGTGGGCGGTCACCGGCCGGCTCGGCAGCCACGCCGAGGAGATGATCACCGGCCACACCGAGGTCGTCGCCTTCGGCCGCCGCGCCGAGGCCGTGCAGCGCTTCGACGAGCTCGGCGAGGAGCTGTACCGGGCGAGCTTCCGCGCCCAGTTCGTCTCCGGCTTCATCCAGCCCGCGCTGACCTTCGTCGGCAACCTCAACTACGTCGTCCTCGCGGTGGTCGGCGGCCTGCGGGTGGCGAGCGGCACCCTGACCGTCGGCGACGTCCAGGCCTTCATCCAGTACTCGTACGAGTTCAACGGCCCGATCAACCAGGTCGCCGCCATGGCCAACCTCCTCCAGTCCGGGGTCGCCTCCGCCGAGCGGGTCTTCGACCTCCTCGACGCCGACGAGGAGTCCGCCGACCCGGCGGAGCCGCAGCGCCCCGCGCAGGTCAGGGGCCGGGTCTCCTTCGAGAAGGTCGCGTTCCGCTACGAGCCCGACAAGCCGCTCGTCGAGGACCTGTCGCTCACGGTGGAGCCGGGCCGGACGGTCGCGATCGTCGGCCCGACGGGCGCCGGCAAGACGACCCTCGTCAACCTCCTCATGCGGTTCTACGAGGTGACGGGCGGCCGGATCACCCTGGACGGGACGGACATCGCGACGATGACCCGCGAGGAGCTGCGGGCCGGGATCGGCATGGTCCTCCAGGACACCTGGCTCTTCGGCGGCACCATCGCGGACAACATCGCCTACGGGCTGCCCGGCGAGGTCTCCCGGGAGCGGATCGTCGAGGCCGCGCGGGCCGCGCACGCCGACCGCTTCATCCGGACCCTCCCCGACGGGTACGACACCGTCCTCGACGAGGACGGGGGAGGCCTCAGCGCCGGCGAGAAGCAGCTGGTCACGCTCGCGAGGGCGTTCCTCTCCGAGCCGGTGATCCTCGTCCTCGACGAGGCCACCAGCTCCGTCGACACCCGCACCGAGCTCCTCGTCCAGCAGGCCATGTCGTCCCTCCGCGCGGGCCGCACCAGCTTCGTCGTCGCCCACCGGCTCTCCACGATCCGGGACGCCGACACCATCCTGGTGATGGAGAGCGGATCCATCGCCGAGCAGGGCACCCACGAGGAACTGCTCGCGGCGGGCGGCGCGTACGCCCGGCTGTACGAAGCCCAGTTCGCGGCGGCGTGA
- the cutA gene encoding divalent-cation tolerance protein CutA, with protein sequence MTTLALTVLTTTDSHEKAEALARDAVEARLAACAQVSGPVTSVYHWQRAIETAEEWQVVFKTTEARYEALEAHLLAAHDYDTPEIIATPVVRASSAYLAWLGREVAHP encoded by the coding sequence GTGACCACTCTCGCCCTCACCGTCCTCACGACCACCGACAGCCACGAGAAGGCCGAGGCCCTCGCACGCGACGCCGTCGAGGCCCGCCTCGCCGCCTGCGCCCAGGTCTCCGGGCCCGTCACCTCCGTCTACCACTGGCAGCGGGCGATCGAGACCGCCGAGGAGTGGCAGGTCGTGTTCAAGACCACCGAGGCCCGCTACGAGGCCCTGGAAGCCCACCTCCTCGCCGCCCACGACTACGACACCCCCGAGATCATCGCCACCCCCGTCGTCCGGGCCTCCTCCGCCTACCTGGCCTGGCTCGGCAGGGAGGTGGCGCACCCATGA